One genomic region from Ruegeria sp. TM1040 encodes:
- a CDS encoding alpha/beta fold hydrolase, with protein MSRFETSDGLSLYFEEHGSADGIPLICLPGLTRDGQDFRYALPHLGDYRVILMDLRGRGRSDYAQDPASYNILTEAGDVIALMDHLGLTRAALLGTSRGGLVAMAIAGTARDRLQAVILNDVGPDIAEEGLGRIFEYLGHRPAAKTHAAAARILEAAMRDSFANVPEGRWLEEAQTFYKETPDGLELRYDARLREAMLAQAKALSEMEEKPSLWPWFAALDGLPCGVIRGAHSDILSRETFDEMRRRLPALQAVELSDRGHIPFLDEPDALLLIHTVLKDIK; from the coding sequence ATGAGCCGCTTTGAAACTTCTGATGGTTTGTCGCTCTATTTCGAAGAGCATGGCAGCGCGGATGGAATCCCTCTGATCTGTTTGCCGGGACTGACCCGTGACGGGCAGGATTTTCGCTACGCGCTGCCGCATCTGGGTGACTACCGCGTGATCCTAATGGATCTGCGCGGCAGGGGGCGCTCTGATTATGCGCAAGACCCGGCCAGCTATAATATTCTCACCGAAGCCGGAGATGTGATTGCACTGATGGATCATCTGGGCCTCACGCGCGCCGCCCTTCTAGGCACCTCGCGAGGGGGTCTGGTTGCCATGGCCATCGCCGGCACCGCCCGGGATCGGCTGCAGGCCGTCATCCTCAATGATGTCGGCCCCGACATCGCAGAGGAGGGCCTGGGCCGGATTTTTGAATATCTGGGCCACAGGCCCGCCGCCAAAACCCATGCCGCCGCCGCTCGCATACTCGAAGCCGCAATGCGCGACAGTTTTGCAAACGTCCCCGAGGGTCGGTGGCTTGAGGAGGCGCAGACGTTTTACAAGGAAACACCGGATGGGCTGGAGTTGCGCTACGACGCACGCCTGCGCGAGGCCATGCTGGCGCAGGCCAAGGCCCTGTCGGAGATGGAAGAAAAACCAAGCCTCTGGCCGTGGTTCGCCGCACTTGATGGGCTACCCTGCGGGGTCATCCGCGGCGCCCATTCTGACATTCTCTCCCGAGAGACCTTCGACGAGATGCGCCGCCGCCTGCCCGCACTGCAGGCGGTAGAACTCTCGGATCGCGGCCACATTCCATTTCTGGATGAACCCGACGCGCTTCTCCTTATCCATACCGTATTGAAAGACATAAAATGA
- a CDS encoding haloacid dehalogenase type II: MTIKTCIFDAYGTLFDVSAAARQAATEPAFAQIADSWATLAQDWRQKQLQYTWLRAVTGAHDDFWQVTHDGLDWAMEAAGLQDQTELRQRLLDLYWELAAYPEVPAMLRALKDAGYETGILSNGSPKMLAGAVESANLGDTLDAVLSVETVGVFKPSARVYDLVGERFGTRKSEVLFVSSNGWDAGCAAGYGFVTAWVNRAGEPVDRLPWRPAHVLTDLQPIPEIAANA, translated from the coding sequence ATGACGATCAAAACCTGCATCTTTGACGCCTATGGCACCCTGTTCGACGTGAGCGCCGCGGCCCGGCAAGCCGCAACAGAGCCCGCTTTTGCACAGATCGCAGACAGCTGGGCCACGCTGGCGCAGGATTGGCGACAAAAGCAGCTGCAATACACCTGGCTCAGGGCCGTGACGGGCGCGCATGACGATTTCTGGCAGGTGACGCATGATGGCCTGGACTGGGCGATGGAGGCCGCGGGGCTCCAAGATCAAACAGAACTGAGGCAGCGGTTGCTTGATCTTTACTGGGAACTCGCCGCCTACCCGGAGGTTCCAGCCATGCTGCGCGCCCTGAAAGATGCGGGCTACGAGACTGGCATCCTCTCGAACGGATCCCCCAAAATGCTTGCGGGCGCGGTAGAGTCGGCCAACCTCGGCGACACGCTCGATGCAGTGCTCTCGGTCGAAACCGTCGGCGTGTTCAAGCCATCCGCGCGTGTCTATGATCTCGTTGGAGAACGGTTTGGGACCCGGAAATCCGAGGTTCTTTTTGTCTCGTCCAATGGTTGGGACGCCGGCTGTGCCGCCGGATACGGCTTTGTCACCGCTTGGGTCAATCGCGCAGGCGAACCCGTTGACCGCCTGCCCTGGCGCCCCGCTCATGTGCTGACCGACCTCCAGCCCATTCCTGAAATCGCCGCAAACGCCTGA
- a CDS encoding FKBP-type peptidyl-prolyl cis-trans isomerase: MTAVKNGDTVRIHYTGKLTDGTVFDSSEGRDPLEFTVGAGHVIKGMDQGMLDMAEGDKKTLEIACEDAYGPINPSARQAVPREGIPDDIPLEIGTMLQMQTPEGQVLPVTVVDVDEASVTLDANHRLAGQDLIFDVELVAIA; encoded by the coding sequence ATGACCGCGGTAAAAAATGGCGACACGGTTCGCATTCACTACACTGGCAAGCTGACGGACGGCACTGTTTTTGACAGCTCCGAGGGTCGCGATCCGCTCGAATTCACCGTTGGCGCTGGCCATGTGATCAAGGGCATGGATCAAGGCATGCTCGACATGGCCGAGGGCGACAAGAAAACTTTGGAAATTGCCTGCGAAGACGCCTACGGACCGATCAATCCCTCCGCTCGTCAGGCGGTCCCGCGTGAAGGCATCCCAGATGATATCCCGCTGGAAATCGGCACCATGCTGCAAATGCAGACCCCCGAAGGCCAAGTGCTTCCGGTGACAGTTGTCGATGTGGACGAGGCAAGCGTGACACTGGATGCAAACCACCGTCTGGCCGGTCAGGATCTGATCTTTGACGTGGAACTCGTTGCAATTGCGTAA
- a CDS encoding ABC transporter substrate-binding protein: MRNFLIGAALTLGGTMAQATEYLNIFTWDGYVAPEEVTAVNALLKEQGYDIEVRVMDTLAEGPEQMFDVIRSGDVDVSFLTLNYINMEGVPFSNLLQPIDVSSPRLSNAQALLPELSAIEMGMSDAGPLYLPFGGGAYGIWANDDVVAEHPTSVAELLKPEWKGRISLTSGQVQPNVALALMAMGEPPFAVQDASGDRKKVAELQKADGALQTTLSTLYDQVGFFWSAGPEFRDDFAFVASYGPGASAHVAEGGNWSLVNFDEGSTVWLDTINFSKKLEGDKLEAAEIFANYFIGKEVQERIVNGLGMVAATTLVDANPMLDENPNFFAEDLFWPPYTKVANNVMNMLSKRASGGGS; this comes from the coding sequence ATGCGGAATTTTCTTATTGGCGCGGCGCTGACCCTCGGCGGGACCATGGCGCAGGCGACGGAGTATCTGAACATTTTTACGTGGGACGGGTATGTCGCGCCTGAGGAGGTCACCGCAGTCAATGCTCTCCTGAAAGAGCAGGGGTACGACATCGAAGTGCGCGTGATGGATACGCTCGCTGAAGGGCCGGAACAGATGTTTGACGTGATCCGCTCGGGCGATGTGGACGTGTCCTTCCTCACCCTGAACTACATCAACATGGAAGGCGTGCCGTTCTCGAACCTTCTGCAGCCGATTGACGTTTCTTCTCCACGTCTGAGCAATGCGCAAGCTTTGTTGCCTGAGTTGAGCGCGATTGAGATGGGCATGTCCGACGCAGGTCCGCTCTATCTGCCGTTTGGCGGCGGTGCCTACGGGATCTGGGCCAACGACGATGTGGTTGCCGAACATCCGACATCGGTCGCCGAGCTGCTGAAGCCAGAGTGGAAAGGTCGTATCTCCCTGACATCCGGTCAGGTGCAGCCCAATGTGGCACTTGCGCTGATGGCAATGGGCGAGCCTCCCTTTGCGGTTCAGGATGCGTCTGGCGATCGCAAGAAAGTGGCCGAGCTTCAAAAGGCTGATGGCGCGCTGCAGACAACGTTGTCGACGCTCTATGATCAGGTGGGCTTTTTCTGGAGTGCAGGACCTGAGTTCCGCGATGATTTTGCCTTTGTGGCCTCTTATGGTCCGGGCGCATCGGCCCATGTTGCCGAGGGGGGCAACTGGAGCCTCGTGAACTTTGACGAAGGCAGCACGGTTTGGCTCGATACCATCAACTTCTCCAAGAAGCTCGAGGGTGACAAACTCGAAGCGGCGGAGATTTTTGCCAACTATTTCATTGGCAAAGAGGTCCAAGAGCGCATCGTGAACGGTCTGGGCATGGTGGCGGCGACCACTTTGGTGGACGCCAACCCGATGCTTGACGAAAACCCCAATTTCTTTGCCGAAGATCTGTTCTGGCCACCTTACACCAAAGTGGCAAACAACGTCATGAACATGCTGTCCAAACGCGCCTCCGGCGGCGGCAGCTAA
- a CDS encoding lytic murein transglycosylase: MSMNRRQFGAVAAAFGLASCAGPVTTAGRSRPSGTSSLPQDLRPIRNADYAKWVAAFRERAERQGFSQDLLSRAFRGTGYLPGVVKRDRNQTEFSRTLEDYLSIAVSDERVRKGRAAYARHRGTLDAIERRYGVEAHVIAAVWGLESYYGERRGNVPVISATSTLAYDGRRGALFEKQLIAALKILRNGDIAPRNMTGSWAGAMGHTQFIPTSYLSFAVDFTGDGRRDIWSDDPSDALASTAAYLARNGWQKGLKWGGETGPGAPSGSVIQPQPGGPEFVTTGNFRALKRYNNSDSYAIGVGHLSDRIAGGGPLRASFPPDRYGLRKADRIALQKGLTANGFDIGAADGVIGPKTREAISTYQRRQGIAVTGDPSLELLRRLN, translated from the coding sequence ATGTCGATGAACAGACGACAATTTGGTGCGGTCGCAGCCGCTTTTGGACTGGCAAGCTGCGCAGGGCCTGTCACGACAGCTGGCCGATCCAGACCGTCCGGGACATCAAGCCTGCCACAAGACCTGCGTCCGATCCGCAATGCCGACTATGCCAAATGGGTTGCGGCCTTTCGTGAGCGTGCAGAGCGGCAGGGGTTTTCTCAGGATCTCCTCTCGAGGGCATTTCGTGGAACCGGCTATCTGCCCGGCGTCGTCAAACGAGATCGCAACCAGACCGAATTCAGCCGCACGCTTGAGGATTACCTCTCTATTGCCGTCTCGGACGAACGTGTTCGCAAGGGGCGGGCGGCGTATGCGCGCCATCGCGGCACCCTCGATGCCATCGAGCGCCGCTATGGCGTAGAGGCCCATGTGATCGCGGCGGTCTGGGGGCTTGAGAGCTATTACGGCGAACGTCGTGGCAATGTGCCGGTGATCTCGGCGACCTCGACACTGGCCTATGATGGCCGCCGCGGGGCGCTGTTTGAAAAACAGCTGATTGCCGCGCTCAAGATCCTGCGCAACGGCGATATTGCGCCGCGGAATATGACCGGAAGCTGGGCGGGTGCGATGGGTCACACGCAGTTCATTCCCACATCATACCTGTCTTTTGCGGTGGATTTTACAGGCGATGGACGGCGCGACATCTGGTCGGATGACCCAAGCGATGCTTTGGCGTCCACGGCGGCTTATCTCGCGCGAAATGGCTGGCAGAAAGGGCTCAAATGGGGCGGCGAGACCGGCCCCGGTGCACCCTCGGGATCGGTCATTCAGCCCCAGCCGGGTGGACCGGAGTTTGTCACCACGGGTAATTTCCGCGCTTTGAAGCGATACAACAACTCCGATTCCTATGCGATCGGCGTTGGACACCTTTCCGATCGGATTGCTGGTGGCGGGCCGCTGCGCGCGTCCTTCCCTCCGGATCGCTACGGACTGCGCAAAGCGGACCGGATCGCGCTGCAGAAGGGGCTGACCGCAAACGGGTTCGACATCGGCGCGGCGGATGGGGTGATCGGCCCCAAAACGCGTGAGGCAATCAGCACCTATCAGCGTCGACAGGGTATTGCCGTGACCGGCGATCCGTCGCTTGAACTTCTGCGCAGATTGAACTGA
- a CDS encoding FAD-binding oxidoreductase, whose protein sequence is MKALTRRAAMIGLGGAAGWGISRWLGADLPVYDGTARISAPTGPQILNDASGLSATPVQKHLILRDDADQSLIAALRRELSEARTEGRPVNIGAARHSMGGQAIPRNGTAITFDNGAVALDSAQQTYRVHAGARWSQVIAALDPKGWSPKVMQSNNDFGVAATFSVNAHGWPVPFGPMGATVKSLRMLLPSGDLVTCSATENSELFGMAMGGYGLVGLIVDLDVEMVKNARLSPTFDLLDAADFPRAFRAAVEDPAVTMAYGRLNVERASFFEKALLVTYRETPDQTELPQASGSGWMAHAASRLYRAQLGNETIKSFRWWNETRVGPALGSGEVTRNSLINEPVATLDDRNPDRTDILHEYFVGFDAFDAFVTACREVIPASYQEFLNVTLRYVAQDDQSMLSFATTPRIAAVMSFSQELSQRAEADMARMTRALIDRIVAIGGAYYLPYRPHATLEQFVAAYPQAPRFAQAKRALDPDLVLRNNLWDSYLDRL, encoded by the coding sequence ATGAAAGCACTGACCAGAAGAGCAGCCATGATCGGGCTTGGAGGTGCTGCGGGCTGGGGGATCTCGCGCTGGCTTGGCGCGGACCTCCCGGTCTATGACGGCACCGCGCGCATCAGCGCCCCGACCGGGCCCCAGATCCTCAATGACGCCAGCGGCCTTTCGGCGACCCCCGTCCAAAAACACCTGATCCTGCGCGACGATGCGGATCAGAGCCTGATCGCAGCCCTGCGCCGCGAACTCTCGGAGGCCCGCACCGAGGGGCGTCCGGTGAATATCGGAGCGGCGCGGCATTCCATGGGGGGACAAGCCATCCCGCGAAACGGCACGGCCATCACCTTTGACAATGGCGCGGTCGCGCTCGACAGCGCGCAGCAAACTTATCGCGTACACGCGGGGGCGCGCTGGTCACAGGTCATCGCCGCACTGGATCCAAAGGGCTGGTCGCCCAAGGTCATGCAATCCAACAACGACTTTGGCGTAGCCGCGACATTTTCGGTAAACGCACATGGCTGGCCGGTGCCCTTCGGACCGATGGGCGCAACCGTCAAAAGCCTGCGGATGCTGCTGCCCTCCGGCGATCTCGTCACCTGCTCTGCCACAGAGAACAGCGAACTCTTTGGGATGGCCATGGGCGGCTATGGCCTCGTGGGCCTGATCGTCGATCTAGACGTCGAGATGGTGAAGAATGCCCGCCTCAGCCCTACGTTTGATCTGCTGGATGCCGCAGATTTCCCGCGCGCCTTCCGTGCGGCGGTGGAGGACCCAGCTGTCACGATGGCCTACGGGCGCCTCAACGTGGAGCGCGCGAGCTTCTTTGAGAAGGCGCTGCTTGTCACCTATCGCGAGACTCCAGATCAGACGGAGTTGCCGCAGGCGTCCGGCTCGGGGTGGATGGCGCATGCCGCAAGCCGCCTCTATCGGGCGCAACTCGGCAATGAGACGATCAAGTCTTTTCGTTGGTGGAACGAAACGCGCGTCGGCCCCGCGCTTGGATCGGGCGAAGTGACACGTAATTCGCTCATCAACGAGCCCGTCGCAACGCTGGACGACCGAAATCCCGACCGCACAGACATCCTGCACGAGTATTTCGTCGGATTTGACGCCTTTGACGCCTTCGTGACAGCCTGCCGCGAGGTGATCCCCGCCTCTTATCAGGAGTTTCTCAATGTCACGCTGCGTTATGTGGCGCAGGACGATCAAAGCATGCTCTCTTTTGCCACCACGCCGAGAATTGCGGCCGTAATGTCCTTTAGCCAGGAACTCAGCCAGCGCGCAGAGGCGGATATGGCACGCATGACCCGGGCGCTGATCGACCGGATCGTCGCCATCGGTGGGGCCTATTACCTGCCGTACCGCCCTCATGCGACGCTAGAACAGTTTGTCGCCGCCTACCCCCAGGCGCCGCGTTTTGCGCAGGCCAAACGCGCACTGGACCCGGATCTGGTGCTGCGCAACAACCTTTGGGACAGCTATCTGGATCGCCTATGA